One Tolypothrix sp. PCC 7910 genomic window carries:
- a CDS encoding molybdenum cofactor biosynthesis protein MoaE: protein MKAEELKNLIINILQEKPRFFDHVNTKDVKFLLLEHYNISVSEKMIIKVMMQVVEEGKSKFGGDGYECGDGSTLTWADEHEVAGSKMTGLHKYWWFNI, encoded by the coding sequence GTGAAAGCAGAAGAATTAAAAAATTTAATCATTAATATACTTCAAGAAAAGCCTAGATTTTTTGACCATGTTAATACTAAAGATGTCAAATTTCTGCTATTAGAACATTATAATATTTCTGTAAGTGAGAAAATGATTATTAAAGTAATGATGCAAGTAGTAGAAGAGGGTAAAAGTAAATTTGGTGGGGATGGTTACGAGTGTGGGGATGGTAGTACACTAACATGGGCTGATGAACACGAAGTAGCTGGGTCAAAAATGACAGGACTTCATAAGTATTGGTGGTTTAATATTTAG
- a CDS encoding Hsp20/alpha crystallin family protein: MAIVRYNPWAEMTQLQRQIDSLFAEQAPTFKTPAAELTETEDALHLRLELPGVSAKDVDIEVTESAVKVVAERKLEHKDNTRSEFYYGKFQRVIPLKARIQNTNVTAEYKDGILNLTLPKSEQEKNKVVKVNLEQPAA; encoded by the coding sequence ATGGCTATTGTACGTTACAATCCTTGGGCTGAAATGACTCAACTACAACGTCAAATTGACTCCTTGTTTGCAGAACAAGCACCAACATTTAAAACTCCAGCAGCCGAGTTGACTGAAACTGAAGATGCATTGCACCTAAGACTTGAACTTCCTGGTGTATCAGCAAAAGATGTAGATATTGAAGTTACTGAAAGTGCAGTCAAAGTGGTTGCAGAACGCAAATTAGAACATAAAGATAATACTCGTTCTGAGTTTTATTACGGCAAGTTCCAGCGTGTAATTCCTTTAAAAGCCAGAATTCAAAATACCAATGTCACCGCAGAATACAAAGATGGCATTTTGAATCTGACACTGCCCAAATCCGAGCAAGAAAAGAACAAGGTAGTTAAAGTTAATCTTGAGCAACCTGCTGCCTAA
- a CDS encoding GIY-YIG nuclease family protein has protein sequence MESNQLNLFPDVKSTPARRAETLVMDANALLKWKAQIFEYQQRMRETKPVQQVTLFDLAPAHCDPEAIDPFKLHLQSMAFYRIPDNFGQAALYFVIDSAASLVLYVGETCQSNKRWRGTHGCKDYISSYQDLHYRYQIETAVNIGFWWDAPVERKARQTLEQAMIQKWRSPFNKEMWEKWGQPFG, from the coding sequence GTGGAATCCAACCAGCTAAACCTATTTCCAGATGTGAAATCCACACCAGCACGTAGAGCAGAGACATTGGTGATGGATGCCAATGCCTTGCTGAAGTGGAAAGCGCAAATATTTGAGTATCAGCAACGAATGAGGGAAACCAAGCCAGTGCAGCAGGTGACACTGTTTGACCTTGCCCCGGCGCACTGTGACCCAGAGGCGATAGACCCATTTAAGCTGCATTTACAATCAATGGCTTTTTACCGGATACCAGATAATTTTGGTCAAGCAGCTTTGTATTTTGTAATTGATTCTGCTGCTTCTCTTGTGCTGTATGTTGGGGAAACGTGCCAAAGTAACAAACGCTGGCGTGGGACTCATGGTTGTAAGGATTACATCAGCAGTTACCAAGACTTACATTATCGCTATCAGATAGAAACGGCGGTTAATATTGGTTTTTGGTGGGATGCTCCAGTAGAGAGAAAAGCACGGCAAACTTTAGAACAGGCAATGATTCAAAAGTGGCGATCGCCTTTTAATAAAGAAATGTGGGAGAAGTGGGGGCAACCGTTTGGGTAG
- a CDS encoding VOC family protein, translated as MTITLNHTIVPARDKEASAEFFASIFGLKVEKDVGHFVAVRVNEKLTLDFADSDVFESHHYAFHVSDEEFDAIFARIKDKGIEYSSDPMHHNKGEINHRKGGRGFYFDDPNGHNLELLTSV; from the coding sequence ATGACTATTACTTTAAATCACACTATTGTGCCTGCAAGGGATAAAGAAGCTTCAGCAGAGTTTTTTGCCAGTATTTTTGGTTTGAAGGTTGAAAAAGATGTAGGCCACTTTGTGGCTGTCCGAGTAAATGAAAAACTCACACTGGATTTTGCTGATAGTGACGTGTTTGAGTCGCATCACTATGCATTTCATGTGAGTGATGAGGAATTTGATGCCATATTTGCGCGAATTAAAGACAAAGGCATCGAATATAGCAGCGACCCTATGCACCACAATAAAGGTGAAATTAACCATAGAAAAGGAGGGCGTGGATTTTATTTTGATGACCCCAACGGACATAACTTAGAACTCTTAACCAGTGTGTAA